A window from Thalassophryne amazonica chromosome 15, fThaAma1.1, whole genome shotgun sequence encodes these proteins:
- the LOC117526628 gene encoding serine/threonine-protein kinase Nek2-like, protein MSHFEDYEVLCSVGSGSFGTCQKIKRKSDGKILVWKVVRYREMKKDQLKRLLSEVKILMDLSHRNIVQYFHHFVDWEQKKLYIVMEHCEGGDLDTLIEHCQIRGMFLSENFILRILLQLASALMHCHRRPDRTVVLHQDLKPANVFLDKTLNVKLGDFGLAEVLPSKEHVCTCRAGTPLYMSPEKINESQYDERSDIWSLGCLMYELCAFV, encoded by the exons ATGTCTCATTTTGaggattatgaggtgttgtgttcTGTTGGTTCTGGCTCATTTGGAACATGTCAGAAAATTAAGAGAAAGTCTGATGGCAAA ATTCTGGTGTGGAAGGTGGTGAGGTACAGGGAGATGAAGAAGGATCAACTGAAGCGTCTGCTGTCAGAGGTGAagatcctgatggacctcagccaccgAAATATCGTTCAGTACTTCCATCACTTTGTAGACTGGGAGCAGAAAAAGCTCTACATTGTGATGGAGCACTGTGAGGGTGGAGATCTGGACACCCTCATTGAACACTGCCAAATCAGAGG GATGTTTCTCTCTGAGAACTTCATCCTTCGTATTCTGCTGCAGTTGGCTTCAGCACTGATGCATTGTCACAGACGGCCGGACAGAACTGTTGTGCTGCACCAGGATTTGAAACCAGCAAATGTTTTCCTGGACAAGACCCTAAATGTGAAGCTGGGTGACTTTGGTCTGGCTGAGGTCCTCCCCAGTAAGGAGCATGTCTGCACGTGTAGAGCAGGGACTCCTCTTTACATGAGTCCG GAGAAGATCAATGAGTCGCAGTATGATGAGCGATCAGACATCTGGTCTCTGGGGTGTCTGATGTACGAGCTGTGTGCCTTCGTGTAA